Proteins co-encoded in one Schaalia radingae genomic window:
- a CDS encoding Rne/Rng family ribonuclease, which yields MVRVDPLQNWRKVTTTEHEGSAAHVPAASLLFQAPTFTEPAPAPSRSDDSTSSQDSSEESPRRSRSRQKNKGKDKDSSQSQDDGKGKNRKGKSSSSKSSSGKSGTQGSSDDNADNSGESNSGKKDRKQDSGKSQRSRKSSRKSAEPDLTSDSADSQDSSAQDGDSAPSESESSEGSSRRRRRRRSRSQSGDSSDSNDQVTALKGSTRLEAKKQRRREGRRDGRRRHTITESEFLARRESVTRKMIIRQHNGLDQIAVIEDDLLVEHYVARRTHQTMVGNIYLGRVQNVLPSMEAAFIDIGRGRNAVLYAGEVNWDAVGLEGRPRRIESALKSGDAVLVQVTKDPIGHKGARLTSQITLAGRYLVFIPHGSMMGISRKLPESERGRLKKVLKKVMPAGAGVIVRTAAEGASEEQLVADVERLSKQWDDITKREKNTKSAPTLVRGEPELAVRVVRDIFNEDFAQLIIQGKDTYHTVSTYVEELSPELSDRVEQWVGTNDVFAEFRVDEQLAKGMDRKVWLPSGGTLIIDRTEAMTVIDVNTGKYIGAGGTLEETVTRNNLEAAEEIVRQLRLRDIGGIIIIDFVDMVLESNRDLVLRRLVECLGRDRTRHQVTEITSLGLVQMTRKRVGEGLVEAFSTPCEACEGKGFIVHTHPVETPGADPASHSNNKQKGRSRRETKNNEDGPGSKRAREALNAIAAAASHAHEKDQEDSQDSQDSQGSQGGQGGQDGQGGPNDQPAASAETEQTKAASEQDKPAQPRRRRRVSTGKTVEPEPVTPTPEPTPEPILEPEPADEQPERHHAVTSLDDIQLPDAAKRSTPTRRRRRVASRGVIEPSAS from the coding sequence ATGGTGCGTGTGGATCCCCTCCAAAATTGGAGAAAAGTGACAACGACCGAACACGAGGGATCGGCAGCACACGTGCCTGCCGCCTCCCTGCTATTTCAAGCGCCGACTTTTACCGAGCCGGCTCCCGCACCATCCCGCTCGGACGATTCGACATCATCGCAGGACTCGTCCGAGGAATCACCCCGACGCTCACGCTCGCGTCAAAAGAATAAGGGCAAGGACAAGGACTCCTCGCAGTCCCAGGACGACGGCAAAGGTAAGAACAGAAAAGGCAAGTCCTCCTCTTCCAAGTCATCGTCTGGAAAGTCTGGCACGCAGGGCAGCTCCGACGACAATGCCGACAATTCGGGTGAGAGCAACTCCGGTAAGAAGGACCGCAAGCAGGACTCCGGGAAATCACAGCGCTCAAGGAAGTCTTCCCGCAAGTCGGCAGAGCCAGATTTGACGTCAGATTCCGCAGATTCTCAGGATTCGTCCGCGCAGGACGGTGATTCTGCTCCCTCCGAGTCAGAATCGTCCGAGGGATCTTCACGCCGTCGTCGCCGCCGGCGTTCACGCTCGCAGTCCGGTGATTCCTCTGACAGCAACGATCAGGTCACCGCGCTGAAGGGATCAACTCGCCTGGAGGCGAAGAAACAGCGTCGCCGTGAGGGTCGCCGCGATGGCCGCCGACGTCACACGATCACCGAATCGGAGTTCCTGGCGCGGCGCGAGTCAGTCACCCGCAAGATGATCATTCGCCAGCATAACGGCCTTGATCAGATCGCAGTGATCGAAGATGACCTGCTGGTCGAGCATTACGTGGCTCGACGCACCCACCAGACAATGGTCGGCAACATCTACCTGGGTCGCGTCCAGAACGTCTTGCCGTCGATGGAAGCTGCGTTCATTGATATTGGCCGAGGCCGAAATGCCGTACTGTATGCCGGTGAGGTCAACTGGGATGCCGTGGGCCTGGAAGGTCGCCCTCGTCGAATTGAATCGGCACTCAAGTCCGGTGACGCGGTGCTGGTGCAGGTCACCAAAGACCCGATCGGCCACAAGGGTGCCCGCCTGACCAGCCAGATCACGCTGGCCGGACGCTACCTCGTCTTCATTCCGCACGGCTCCATGATGGGTATTTCCCGCAAGCTGCCAGAATCTGAACGAGGACGCCTGAAGAAAGTCCTCAAGAAGGTCATGCCGGCCGGAGCCGGTGTTATTGTTCGCACCGCGGCCGAAGGTGCGTCCGAAGAACAGCTCGTTGCCGATGTTGAGCGCCTGTCGAAGCAGTGGGACGACATCACCAAGCGTGAGAAGAACACGAAGTCGGCCCCGACGCTGGTGCGCGGCGAGCCCGAACTGGCTGTCCGCGTCGTGCGTGACATCTTCAACGAAGATTTCGCTCAGCTGATTATTCAGGGCAAGGACACGTATCACACAGTCAGCACATACGTCGAAGAGCTGTCGCCTGAACTGTCTGACCGCGTCGAACAGTGGGTCGGCACGAATGACGTCTTCGCTGAGTTCCGCGTCGATGAACAGCTGGCCAAGGGCATGGACCGCAAGGTGTGGCTGCCCAGCGGCGGCACGCTGATTATTGACCGCACCGAAGCGATGACGGTGATCGACGTCAACACCGGCAAGTACATTGGTGCCGGCGGCACGCTGGAAGAAACCGTCACGCGCAACAACCTGGAGGCCGCTGAAGAGATCGTGCGTCAGCTGCGTCTGCGTGACATCGGCGGCATCATCATCATCGACTTTGTCGATATGGTGCTTGAATCCAACCGTGACCTCGTCCTGCGCCGCCTGGTTGAGTGCCTGGGACGTGACCGCACTCGCCACCAGGTCACTGAGATCACCTCGCTGGGTCTGGTGCAGATGACGCGAAAGCGCGTGGGGGAGGGCCTTGTTGAAGCATTCTCCACACCGTGTGAGGCCTGCGAAGGCAAGGGCTTCATCGTGCACACTCACCCCGTGGAAACGCCTGGCGCGGATCCTGCCTCGCACAGCAACAACAAGCAGAAGGGCCGCTCCAGGCGAGAGACGAAGAATAACGAGGATGGCCCCGGCTCCAAGCGTGCGCGTGAAGCGCTGAATGCCATCGCGGCGGCAGCGAGCCACGCACACGAAAAAGATCAGGAAGATAGCCAGGACAGCCAGGACAGCCAGGGCAGTCAGGGCGGTCAGGGCGGTCAGGATGGTCAGGGCGGTCCAAACGATCAGCCTGCGGCGTCCGCCGAAACCGAACAGACCAAGGCTGCCAGTGAACAGGACAAGCCCGCTCAGCCGAGGAGACGTCGGCGTGTGTCGACCGGAAAGACGGTCGAGCCGGAACCGGTGACTCCCACCCCGGAGCCGACACCGGAGCCTATTTTGGAGCCCGAACCGGCCGATGAGCAGCCCGAACGTCATCACGCGGTGACTTCGCTGGATGATATTCAGTTGCCAGATGCCGCGAAACGCTCCACACCTACACGACGTCGCCGCCGGGTGGCATCGCGTGGCGTCATTGAGCCTTCAGCGTCCTAA
- the rpmA gene encoding 50S ribosomal protein L27 — MAHKKGLGSSRNGRDSNAQRLGVKRFGGEFVNAGEIIVRQRGTHFHPGRNTGIGKDDTIFALKPGSVSFGKRRDRRVVDVVESVSA, encoded by the coding sequence ATGGCACATAAAAAGGGCCTCGGTTCTTCCCGCAACGGTCGCGATTCGAACGCTCAGCGCCTGGGCGTGAAGCGTTTCGGTGGCGAATTCGTCAATGCTGGCGAGATCATTGTCCGTCAGCGCGGCACACACTTCCATCCCGGACGTAACACCGGCATTGGCAAAGATGACACCATCTTCGCCCTCAAGCCCGGTTCGGTTTCCTTCGGAAAGCGTCGCGACCGCCGCGTCGTCGACGTCGTGGAGTCCGTGTCTGCCTGA
- the obgE gene encoding GTPase ObgE codes for MADFVDHVLIHCAGGNGGNGVASVKREKFKPLGGPDGGDGGNGGSVILQVDPQTTTLLAYHRSPHQCAENGTPGMGDFRQGKNGADIILPVPDGTTVKSADGELLADLTGEGSQFIAAEGGRGGLGNAALASKARKAPGFALLGEPGETRDIILELKSVADVALVGYPSAGKSSIIAAMSAARPKIADYPFTTLIPNLGVVEAGGMRFTMADVPGLIPGASQGKGLGLEFLRHIERCAVIVHVLDTAAVEYDRDPVSDLKTIENELAQYQSDLGTPHGYVPLMERPRVIVLNKVDIPDGQDLAEFARPDLDEFGWPVLEVSAVTHRGLRELAFALAPLVEEQRRAARDAADEAPRPVIRPRPVGEVNQVSVEPCQFEGRTVYQVRGDKPERWVKQTDFTNDEAIGYLADRLATIGVEDQLAQAGANAGDTVVIGPLEGGVIFDWEPSLTTGPELLGSRGTDNRVDALKRRTNRERREEYRAAMDAKAAARDELWTERESGVWTDPSTEDDRA; via the coding sequence ATGGCGGATTTTGTTGACCACGTTCTGATTCATTGTGCCGGAGGCAACGGAGGCAACGGCGTCGCGTCAGTCAAACGCGAAAAATTCAAGCCGCTGGGAGGTCCCGACGGGGGAGACGGAGGCAACGGCGGCTCGGTGATTCTGCAGGTCGACCCGCAAACCACCACGCTGCTGGCCTACCACCGCAGCCCACACCAGTGCGCCGAAAACGGCACACCCGGCATGGGAGACTTCCGGCAGGGGAAAAACGGAGCCGACATCATCCTGCCTGTCCCAGACGGCACGACCGTTAAGAGCGCGGACGGCGAACTGCTGGCTGACCTGACAGGCGAAGGCTCTCAGTTCATCGCTGCCGAGGGAGGCCGCGGCGGCCTGGGCAATGCCGCACTGGCATCGAAAGCCCGTAAAGCGCCCGGATTCGCCTTACTGGGGGAGCCCGGCGAGACGCGCGACATCATCCTTGAACTCAAATCCGTTGCCGATGTCGCCCTGGTGGGCTACCCGTCGGCCGGTAAATCCTCGATCATTGCCGCCATGTCGGCGGCACGTCCGAAGATCGCTGACTACCCGTTCACCACGCTGATCCCGAATCTGGGAGTGGTCGAAGCCGGCGGTATGCGTTTCACAATGGCGGACGTTCCAGGCCTGATCCCCGGCGCTTCGCAGGGCAAGGGCCTGGGCCTGGAGTTCTTGCGCCACATTGAGCGCTGTGCAGTGATTGTCCACGTCCTCGACACAGCCGCAGTCGAATACGACCGCGACCCTGTCAGCGACCTCAAGACGATCGAAAATGAACTGGCGCAATACCAGAGCGACCTGGGGACGCCTCACGGGTACGTGCCGCTGATGGAACGCCCGCGCGTCATCGTGCTCAACAAGGTTGACATTCCCGATGGGCAGGACCTGGCCGAATTTGCCCGCCCTGACCTTGATGAGTTTGGCTGGCCGGTGCTGGAAGTGTCTGCCGTGACCCACCGCGGTCTGCGCGAACTTGCTTTCGCACTGGCACCCCTGGTTGAAGAACAGCGCCGGGCAGCTCGGGACGCAGCCGACGAGGCACCCCGACCGGTCATTCGTCCACGCCCTGTGGGTGAGGTAAACCAGGTGAGTGTTGAGCCGTGTCAGTTTGAAGGACGCACCGTTTACCAGGTGCGCGGCGACAAGCCAGAACGCTGGGTCAAGCAAACCGACTTCACCAACGATGAAGCGATCGGCTACCTGGCCGACCGCCTTGCCACCATCGGTGTGGAAGATCAGCTCGCACAGGCCGGTGCCAACGCCGGTGACACGGTTGTGATCGGCCCCCTTGAAGGCGGCGTGATTTTCGACTGGGAGCCCTCCTTGACGACTGGGCCAGAACTGCTTGGATCGCGCGGCACGGACAACCGTGTCGATGCGTTGAAGCGGCGCACGAACCGGGAACGCCGTGAGGAGTATCGCGCCGCGATGGACGCGAAAGCTGCGGCCCGTGACGAGCTGTGGACCG
- the rplU gene encoding 50S ribosomal protein L21, translating into MSSNVVYAIVKAGGRQEKVSVGDVVVVDKLADEIGSSIELQPLMLVDGDAVTTDKDGLSKVSVKAEVIDATKGPKISIVKFKNKTGYRKRQGHRQKQSVIKITEIA; encoded by the coding sequence ATGAGCTCCAACGTGGTCTACGCGATCGTCAAGGCCGGCGGCCGACAAGAAAAGGTGTCCGTCGGAGACGTCGTAGTCGTCGATAAGCTGGCCGATGAAATCGGATCCAGCATTGAACTCCAGCCACTGATGCTGGTCGACGGCGACGCCGTCACCACTGATAAAGATGGACTATCAAAGGTCTCCGTTAAGGCTGAGGTCATCGACGCGACCAAAGGTCCGAAGATCTCCATCGTCAAATTCAAGAACAAGACTGGCTACCGTAAGCGTCAAGGTCACCGGCAGAAGCAGTCGGTCATCAAGATCACCGAGATCGCCTGA